A window of the Microvirga terrae genome harbors these coding sequences:
- a CDS encoding exonuclease domain-containing protein yields MTEMNPMLPEIATLHPADELANIRETMRALRSREQHLCQMVIDDRAVRFGRAAYVYVSEQRTRDGHIEPVVTSYPLPTLEEALALLTQPLLVIDMETTGLYPARGDRVLSMAMLTAMHYYWPDEPGSTSRSRAGVVSKSDEWLRFFDPEGRRSTPEAERVHGLTESLLEGFLPFAKYQHEIHDALDPFWDEKPVLLGHNILFDISFLNAELALCGRGPIQNAFVDTWVISKLLWPEAKASLDALCERLGVDRSSRDKCHEALTDCRLVAQCIPGLVAEIENRMSG; encoded by the coding sequence ATGACGGAGATGAACCCTATGCTGCCTGAGATCGCCACGCTCCACCCCGCCGACGAGCTCGCCAACATCCGCGAGACCATGCGGGCGCTGCGCTCCCGCGAGCAGCACCTGTGCCAAATGGTGATCGATGACCGCGCGGTCCGCTTCGGCCGCGCCGCCTACGTTTACGTGTCGGAGCAGCGGACGCGCGACGGCCACATCGAGCCCGTCGTCACGTCCTACCCCCTGCCCACGTTGGAGGAAGCCCTCGCGCTCCTGACGCAGCCTCTCCTGGTGATCGACATGGAGACAACTGGGCTCTATCCCGCACGTGGCGACCGTGTCCTGTCCATGGCGATGCTCACAGCCATGCACTACTACTGGCCGGACGAGCCCGGCTCGACCTCCCGCTCACGGGCTGGGGTCGTAAGCAAGAGCGACGAATGGCTTCGGTTCTTCGATCCAGAGGGTCGCCGGTCAACGCCGGAGGCCGAGCGGGTTCATGGCCTCACCGAGTCCCTCTTGGAGGGGTTCCTGCCGTTCGCGAAGTACCAGCACGAAATCCATGATGCCCTTGACCCATTCTGGGACGAGAAACCGGTTCTGCTCGGTCACAACATTCTGTTCGACATCAGCTTCCTCAACGCCGAGCTCGCCCTGTGCGGACGCGGCCCCATCCAGAATGCCTTCGTTGATACCTGGGTCATCTCAAAGCTGCTATGGCCCGAGGCGAAGGCCTCTCTGGATGCGTTGTGCGAGCGCCTGGGCGTCGACAGGAGCAGCCGGGACAAGTGCCATGAAGCCCTGACTGACTGCCGCCTTGTGGCGCAATGCATCCCTGGCTTGGTCGCTGAAATCGAGAACAGAATGTCTGGATGA
- a CDS encoding excalibur calcium-binding domain-containing protein — MYAKHIAAVPNCSAARLVGLAPAYKGQPGYWPWHDRDGDNWACEPYPRRW, encoded by the coding sequence ATGTACGCAAAGCATATCGCGGCTGTCCCCAACTGTTCTGCCGCTCGTCTGGTCGGCTTAGCCCCAGCTTACAAGGGGCAACCGGGATATTGGCCTTGGCATGACCGGGACGGGGACAATTGGGCTTGTGAGCCATACCCTCGCCGCTGGTAG
- the rnhA gene encoding ribonuclease HI produces MIDEATTQAIVFTDGACLGNPGPGGYAAVVTIAGQEQIIVGRDPSTTNNKMEMTAAIKALEAVPHSTPIIIHSDSQYVIKGATQWLRGWKAKGWRKADGKPVLNQELWLEIDRLIQGRKITWQWVKGHAGHEQNERVDGLANTEAQMAAMAIGFAGRAR; encoded by the coding sequence ATGATTGACGAAGCAACCACCCAAGCCATTGTCTTCACCGATGGCGCTTGCCTCGGAAACCCCGGACCGGGAGGCTACGCAGCCGTAGTCACGATTGCAGGACAGGAGCAGATCATTGTCGGGCGTGATCCTTCGACCACGAACAACAAGATGGAAATGACCGCAGCGATCAAAGCCCTTGAAGCCGTTCCGCACTCGACCCCAATCATCATTCACAGTGACAGCCAGTACGTTATCAAAGGAGCTACCCAATGGCTTCGCGGCTGGAAGGCTAAGGGCTGGCGTAAGGCAGATGGTAAGCCTGTGTTGAACCAAGAGCTTTGGCTAGAGATAGACAGGCTGATCCAAGGTCGGAAGATCACCTGGCAATGGGTTAAGGGTCATGCCGGGCATGAGCAGAACGAGCGGGTTGATGGGCTGGCTAATACAGAGGCTCAGATGGCAGCTATGGCGATTGGGTTCGCAGGAAGAGCAAGGTAA
- a CDS encoding metallophosphoesterase family protein, producing the protein MATWFTSDHHFGHAAILSPTMHCRRGDHFASIQEHDAELVRRWNEVVAPDDEVFHLGDFAHRTSEEYARAVFGKLHGRKHLIRGNHERLGDKLPWASKQDFLEVTVDGKHLVLFHYGMRVWPRMRRGSLHLYGHSHGALPGCSQSLDVGVDAWGFRPVPLAEILARMATLPPAYPEGRDDEEEAA; encoded by the coding sequence GTGGCAACTTGGTTTACCAGCGACCATCATTTCGGCCATGCGGCCATCCTGTCGCCTACGATGCACTGCCGCCGCGGCGACCACTTCGCCTCGATCCAGGAGCACGACGCCGAGCTCGTGCGCCGGTGGAACGAAGTCGTCGCCCCGGACGACGAGGTTTTCCACCTGGGGGACTTCGCCCACAGGACGAGCGAAGAGTATGCGCGGGCTGTGTTTGGCAAGCTGCACGGGCGGAAGCATTTGATCAGGGGCAACCACGAGCGCCTCGGGGACAAGCTGCCCTGGGCCTCGAAGCAGGACTTCCTCGAAGTCACCGTCGATGGTAAGCATCTCGTGTTATTTCATTACGGAATGAGGGTATGGCCGAGGATGCGCCGGGGATCACTGCACCTGTATGGCCACAGCCATGGCGCACTGCCCGGCTGCTCCCAGTCCCTGGACGTCGGGGTGGACGCCTGGGGCTTTCGGCCCGTGCCCCTGGCCGAGATCCTGGCCCGCATGGCGACCCTGCCGCCTGCGTACCCGGAGGGCCGGGACGACGAGGAAGAGGCCGCGTAA